TAGATCCAGACAGCGGCCGCAGGTACCTGTGCCCTTGTCTGAACTGAGAtgtactagaaatataaaacacaCCCTGCAGTGTTAAAGACTTAGCCCAAAAAAGGAACGTAAAATAGCTCATCTGTAATCAttttattgattacatgttgaaatgataatattttggaaatatgaGAGAACATATATTATTAGAATGAATTTCACCTGTTTCCTTCCCCCTTTTTATTGTGGCTAGTAGGAAAATCAAAATCACATATGTGGCTAGCTCGCTTATTTCTGCTGGACAGCACTGGTCTAGATGTAAGGGCGAAAGAGCTGTAAGGGAGAAAGGAACTGTGGAAACAGAAAATTCATGGTGCACATGCCAGTGAGGCTCGCTGTGCCTGGCTCTAGCTCTGTCTTGTCTCCTCTGTCCCCCCGCCCCATGCCTGACCCCTATACTACAGCCAGACTGTCCTCGAACCACCCTCCTGCCAACCTGGAGCCTCTCTTGAAATGGGTTTTGAACCCCTTCAAGACCCTACTCACAGCCCACCTCCCCTGGGAAGCCTTCTTTCTGCCACCCCACCCAACAGGCTCCTTTTTCTGAGCAGTTTGGGTTTTTGGTGGGAGCCCCATGTTGTGACATCTGACAAAAGGTCGActctagctgggcacggtggctcatgcctgtaatcccagcactttgggaggccaagtcaggcagattcttgaggttaggagtttgagaccagcctggccaaggtggtgaaatcccgtctctactaaaactacagaaattagctgggtgtggtggtacatgcctgtagtcccagctacttgggaggctgagatgggaggatcacttcaacccgggacgcagaggttgcagtgacctgagattgcaccactgccttccagtctgggtgacagagggagactctgtctcaaaaaaaaaaaaaaaaaaaaggtcgacGCTAGTTTTTCTGCACGTGCCCCAAGAGTCCACACTCACAATGTTAGAGGCACAGCTTGTCTGTGCTTTTCTCCCTAAGttccttggaggcagaggtgggtctGTGTTCTTTGTACTTCTCTTCTCCCTGTGAAAACCCCACCTATGGATAGGTGAATTTCCAGACATCCCCCGAATGCAGAACTGTGGGGCAGGGCCCTGTGGGGCGGGTGTGCTTGAGTTCTCCCACAGTGCAAAAGTAAGTTTAGCATTGCAGAGAATCTGGTTTGGTTCAATGCTCTTTGCAGACACTATAAAGCCATATCCTTGAGCCTAAATATTCCTCCTAAGAGCTGCCTGAAGGATGAGACTGGAGGAAATAGAAGCAACACTTGCCATTTGCTTCATGTCAAGCACCTCTAAGCGCATTATGtatatttatctcatttaattgtaAAAAACAATCCTACGAAATACactatttcatttccattttcctgatTGGAAAGTGGAGGCGCATAGAGACCACATGTGGATTGCTCAAGATCACATGGGGATTGCTCAAGATCACATGGGGAGACAGAGATGAAATTTGAATCTGGGCGGATAGGCTGCAGGGTCTGGACACTAAGCCATTGTGCCGTCTGCCCCTAAAACTGAAGCTGTGAGGAAGGTGCTTCTCGCGCGGCTGCTCTTACCTCCTTACCGGCGAGGCTCTGCTCTCCCTCGCCCTCACCTCCTTACCAGCGAGGCTTGCTCTGCTCTACTCTCGCCCTCACCTCCTTATCGGCGAGGCTctgttctccctccccctccccctcacttCCTTACCTGGGAGACTCACTCTGCTCTCTCTCGCCCTCACCTCCTTACTGCGAGGTTCTGCTCCCTCTTGCCCTCACCTCCTTACAGGCGGGGCTCTGCTCTCTCTCGCATGTCTGCCTGCAGCCAACCATGGCCCTACCTCTAGACTCTCCATGCTCAGGGGCTTCCCATCTCCTCCCTCCGTTACTTCGTGGCCATTGGTGGACGGGAGCGAGACTGAGTTCAGGACCAGAAGGCCCCAGTGTGGCCAGGCCCTGCCTCCATCATGTCCCCAGGTCTCCACAGCGAAGCCTCTGAAGGCTCCAACTCCTTTCTGTCCACTCTGCTGGGTGGGTGGTGAGACGCTGCGCTCCACTGCCTGATGTCTGAGCCCCACAAGGGGCCAGTCACGTAAGTTTGGGGTTTTTCTGCCTAGGGTTGCCAGATCAAAATTTacatttcagataagcaaatactTTTCTTAGTGTAAAATTAAAAgacagggaggaggaagaaggggtaAACATTCCCTGAAGTGAGGATTCACACCAAAGACACAGGGTttaagccgggcgtggtagctcctgcctgtaatcccagcactttgggaggatcacttgaggtcaggagttcaagaccagcctggccaacatggtgaaatcccatctgtacagaaaatacaaaattagccaggcatggtggtgcatgcctgtaatcccagctacttgggaggctgaggtgggagaatcacttgaacccggaaggtggaggttgcagtgagccgcgatcgtgccactgcactccaacctgggctatagagtgagactccgtctcaaaataaaagaagaaaaaaaaacacacaagagTTTAAACCTGAAATGACATGAAGACTTAGGAGACTGGTGAGAGAGAATCAAAGAAAGTTGTGTCACTGCACTGTGGAGTCTTGTGGTGATTGAAGTCCGTTCAGCACAGGTGCTCAGGACCTGTGGACTTGGGCAGAGGGCATTGTAAGCAGCTAGAGAACAAGAGAGGGCTGAGACAGCTTATCTCTGCTTGACAAGGCCCAGCATTATGGTGAGTACTGAGCATTTTAATAAGTGCGGATCTCAGCCAGCTATTTAATTTTTAGGGCccactgtaaaatgaaaatgcaagacCTCTAGTTCAAATTTATTAgggggtgtagtggcacgtgcttgtagttccagctactcaggaggctgaggtgggaggatcatttgagcccaggaatttatgGTTGCAAAGAGCTACTGCATGctactgaactctagcctgggtgacagaatgagatcctgtctcttaggaaaaaaaaaaaaaaaaaagtaggccaggtgcggtggctcacacctgtaatcccagcactttgggaggctgaggtgggcagatcacgaggtcagggaatcgagaccatcctggctaacatggtgaaaccctgtctctactgaaaatacaaaaaattatccaagcgtggtggcacgcttccatagtcccagctactcgggaggctgaggcaggagaatcgcttgaacctatgaggcagaggttgcagtgagccaagaccgtgccactgcactccatcctgggcgacagagggagacgtcgtcaaaaaaaaaaagaaaaaaagaaaaagtaaccaaaaaataaaagaaatttagtaAGAATTTCCAGATGACAAGAGCCGAGTGTTAAACCAGCTCAGGGTGCTCTTAGCACCAGGCGCTGTGTGAAAACACGGCTCAGATGCAAGGGAACCCAACCGTGGCATAGGCTCAAACTGCTGCTGTTTAGCAAGAAGTGGGCACCGCAAACTGGAGGGTGATTCCTCCCCTGCTTGGGGGCCGGCCCCTGGAGGAACCTCACTGTTTGCACTTGGAGTTTAGGGGCATTCTGCCCTTGAGCCCCcatccttttgtttgtttgtttgtttgtttcaagacagagtctcactctgttgcccaggctggagtgcagtggcacaatctcggctcacgcaacctccacctcctgggttctcctgcctcagcctcccaagtagctgggattacacgtggctgccaccataccaggctaatttttgtatttttagtagagatggggtttcactatgttggccaggctggtctcgaactcctgacctcagatgatctgcctgctcagcctcccaaagttctgggattacaggcgtgagccaccacacctggccaagcccTCCCTCTTACAGCTGCAGGATGGAATGTAATTCCCTGGCTTGGCCATGGCCACGGCCACTGTCCAGGGTGGTAGGAGGGCAGGGACATCTGCTCAGGGTTTCTGGGTTTCTGTGTCACCCCTCCCACCCCAGTAGCTGAATTCTGGGGAGCTCTGGCCCAAGGAGGGAAAGGGGCAGCATCTTTTCTCCTTGATTAGAGGGCTTTCTGGAGCCGGGGGAGAAACCAAGCGGGCATCTGGCAGGGCCATGATGGGAGCCCACAACTCCGGCTTCCCTGGGGAGCAGGGTGAAGTGctcagggaagaagggagaagggaagccaACTTTCCCTTCTGGAAGATGCCACAGGGAGACAGAAGGGAAAACTGAGGAGGGAGTGTCAGATTGCCACTTGGCTCCAGAGGCTGCAAGACGGGGCTTCCTGTAGCATTCCTGGAAAGTTTGCCCAGGGTCCGCATGTTCCCAGGCATCCTGGCTGCTGAGCCTGTGGGTATGTGGAGGCTCTCACTAACAGGCCAGCTCATGTCGGCAGTGCCACTTCTAAAACAGGCAGGGGATGCATTAGCCTCCAGGCCAGACTGCAGACAGCTGGGACGTGCAGGAATAGTGCAAAGGAAAACAGGAGACTTAGTACCTCCACCTGGGGAATGGGAGGGGTGAGTACATGTGAGGATCAGGTGGATTAAAACGTGTCAGGTGTCTAGCAGTACGTGGCTGACAGAAGTGCTAAAAAGTGCTACTTAGCATTAATCATTATTATGAAGTATTATCATGAACATTTCTCTTTATGGAGAAAGCTTTGTGTAAGCCACTTACtattaattattgttaattattattaGTATTCTCTCTCCTTGGACACAGCTCTATGTCTCTTGTTTCTGTTACCTTCACCTTGGCACCTCCCACACCTACGTCTACTGGCTCAAttaacacttaataaatgttatttttcaaaaacattaatttaaataCATCTCAGTAAAATCCACCATTCAAAATGGGAGGATACTGATAAAGTAAAATGAGATCACACCAAGCAActaaattgctttttttaaaaaagattaaagtaGCAGTTCAGAATCACCACAAAATCCTGGCTTTTTTCTCTTGTCAACAACTGGACCATGACTAAAAATAAAACCCCCAAAATTCAATGCTTGGGTATATTTTATGACTAGGATTCAGCTTTTATTTGATTTCTCTTCTTAAAAAGTATGCTTTCTTTGGTTAAGATGaagtttgctttattttacatAACTAAAAGTAAACAGACACCATCAGGTTTTCCTGGAAAGGGCCCAGAACTCGAGGCATGGGTGGATGCTGGTTCTTGTTGGTTCCAGGCTGGAGAGCCCCCAAAACCAGCCCTGAGAGATGGGCGTTTAATGTGACCTGAGATCCCCAGCCTCCACCATTTAGTGGCTTGGCTAGTTTCTGGCTACGTGGCCTTGGGAATTCCCTTCCTCCATGTGGTCTTTGTGCCTTGTCAATAATGGtgtaataaaactataaaagatgAATTAAAAGCCTCAAGGCAAGTATTAATAGCTAGAAAGCTTGAGAATGCCATAGAAATAGAAATCATGGTGCACTGAGTGCTTATCTTCCATGTATTTTTTATCCACAGAGACTGAGGAAGGGGAACGTGGACAAGGTTTAGCATGTTTTAAACCTTCTATGCTCCTCCTACAGGACTACAGCTCCCAGTATGAGAGAGGAATTTACATTTTTTGAATGCCTTCCCATTTAATTCACTTAATTTAATTTGCAGAGCACACCATGTGCCTTAGGAAGGTGCAGAAACTGAGATCCAGGTTCTGTGGGTTCTTACTTCAGGTTACATGAGTTGCCTGAGATCACACAGGTGGTTTGCAAAAACAAATCAATGCTAAGATGCCATTCATCTGTCAGCCCCAtgtgcagtggttctcagcccAGGGAGATTTTGCCCCCAAAGGGACATGTGGCAATGTTTGGAGATGGTTATGATTGTCACTGCTTGGGTCGGGGAGGGAGGGTGCCACTGGCGTGGGTAGTGATCAGGGGTGCTGCTgaacatcctgcaatgcacaggacagccccccacaACATTTCAAGCATTgtccaaaatatcaatagtgccGAGGTTTAGAAACCCTGTGctatgggcacagtggctcacgcctgtaatcccagcactttgggagtccaaggcaggtggattacccaaggtcaggagttcgagaccagcctggacaacatggcaaaaccccgcctctactaaaaatacgaaaattagccaggcatggtggcaggtacctgtaatcccagctacttgggaagctgaggcaggagaatcacttgaggcggaggttgcagtgagctgagatcacgccattgcactccagcctgggcgacagagcaagattctgtctcaaataaataaataaataaataaaagaaagaaaagaaaagagaagaaaagaaaagaaatcccgtGCTTCAACAATTGCAGAAGTAGTGGGGCGGAAATGTCTCTTACTCTgtctgggctgtgtgtgtgtttccaagaGAAATGCTTCACTGGGGGTCTGAAGGGAGCTTCAGGAGTGTGCTAGGCCCTGGCTAGTCAAACTGTTGTCCCTGGATCAGCAGCAGCTGGGAGCATGTTAGAAATGCAGGCCTCTCCCTGGACTTAGACGTTCAGAACCTGCATTTTGACAAGCTCCCACATGATTCATGTGCTTGTTAAAGTTTGAAGAGGGCAGGGTCTGATTCATTCCAGGGTGGACGGCCCGCAAACCAGCCCTGAGAGATGGGCATTTAACTTGGCCTTAGCTCTCACCAGGGCTAAGACCCATGTCAGGGCTTCAAGGACTGACAGGCTCCCTTGAATCGGCCCTGCTCCCCCTCCTTTGATTGTCACGTGAGCCCTGGTGGTTGGGGAGGAAGAGCGCATCTGAGCTGGCTTATGATAACCTTTCCCGCTTTCCTCCCTGTCTCATCCCCTCCCCAGGCCTACATCCTGCTGGGACAATTCCTTCTGATGCACAAGAATGAAGCCGAGTTTCAGAGGTGGCTCATTTGCTGTTTTGGTGCCACTGAGTGTGAGGCCCAGCAGAGTTCTCACTGCCTCAAGGAGTGGTGTGCCTGCTTCCTGTAGACACAAACCCCAttgctgccccccaccccctggggAAAATGACGCCCTCTCCACCTAGGCCCAGGCTCCGAGTCctcatttgtgtttttaattttaatgatacaCGCCCATTATAAACAGTAGTTCAGGAACATAAAACAGGACAAACACAAGAGAAATGACTCCCAAACCCACCACCCAGAAACCATAGTCACTCCCCTTAGATGAATATCATATCAAATATctctcaacaaaaaatttatatgaaagaatggataattttatttaaaaacaggaaTTGAATTTTAAGTCAGTGTATTAGtgatctattgctgcataacaaatagTCCCAACATGTAGCagcttctcaaaacaaacaatgaTGCTATCTCACAGGGTTTCTG
This window of the Pongo abelii isolate AG06213 chromosome 21, NHGRI_mPonAbe1-v2.0_pri, whole genome shotgun sequence genome carries:
- the BANF2 gene encoding barrier-to-autointegration factor-like protein isoform X3, with amino-acid sequence MDHMSPRLRAFLSEPIGEKDVCWVDGISHELAINLVTKGINKAYILLGQFLLMHKNEAEFQRWLICCFGATECEAQQSSHCLKEWCACFL
- the BANF2 gene encoding barrier-to-autointegration factor-like protein isoform X1, which encodes MFVRQMDHMSPRLRAFLSEPIGEKDVCWVDGISHELAINLVTKGINKAYILLGQFLLMHKNEAEFQRWLICCFGATECEAQQSSHCLKEWCACFL
- the BANF2 gene encoding barrier-to-autointegration factor-like protein isoform X2; the protein is MFVRMDHMSPRLRAFLSEPIGEKDVCWVDGISHELAINLVTKGINKAYILLGQFLLMHKNEAEFQRWLICCFGATECEAQQSSHCLKEWCACFL